One segment of Rhodothermales bacterium DNA contains the following:
- a CDS encoding TonB-dependent receptor yields MAWLFAGQVSAQTATIRGFVTDAADGQPVPGVNVTLTASDGNLFGSATDTDGFYAVSRLEPGTYILRITYIGFDAIEESITLAGGQIETRNYSLAESRTELGEVVVEVQRETAGAANITAGLQTVRPADISLVPAPDISADLVNYLTALPGIVSQGDRGGQLFVRGGEPTQNLVLLDGMVIYQPFHIVGFFSAFPSDIINTADVYAGGYGSRYGGRLSSVMDISARTGNKRRYVGAVSVAPFVSTARLEGPLVPGKASFLISVRESVIENGAAKIIDEPLPFAFGDIFGKIHANLGQSAQLSITGIMTDDTGRLGVNPLNEDADGITQDQVVYENAAIGGRLIFLPAALPVFAEVISSYSTLTNEFGPVGNPIRSTAVEMFSFAANVTHYVGNTDVNWGLFLSNSTLEADLGGLFQNVDFEREYLTEVGAFVEPEFSFDNGLRVQPGVRLQSFPSKSQTFLEPRLRVVFNTGKHRFSAAGGVYHQQVTGLNDRRDAGDIFTAWTAAPLNVIPTARHAILGYRLEPTDGLALSLEGFYKEMEDLLVSEWTAFPRFTTNLEEASGTANGIDARMEIGNGRVFQGSLSWGFSNVRYQTQSRSLQLLTGEDDVEYAPPHDRTHQLNAMAMVVLKGVNLSARWQFGSGLPFNESLGFDRFVLLDTLVNVRENPGDERVLYGRPYTGRLPTYHRVDLSADREFRIGPTTFLTVQAGLINAYDRRNLFFLDLFTLRRVDQLPMIPTLGIKLEMK; encoded by the coding sequence ATGGCCTGGCTGTTCGCCGGCCAGGTATCGGCCCAGACCGCCACCATCCGAGGATTCGTCACCGACGCGGCCGATGGCCAACCGGTACCGGGCGTGAATGTCACGCTGACCGCATCGGACGGCAACCTGTTCGGCTCGGCTACAGACACCGACGGGTTCTATGCAGTCTCGCGCCTGGAGCCAGGGACGTACATCCTCCGTATCACCTACATCGGATTCGATGCCATCGAGGAGTCCATCACGCTCGCCGGAGGACAGATTGAAACCCGGAACTACAGCCTGGCCGAATCCCGGACCGAACTTGGCGAAGTGGTGGTCGAGGTCCAGCGGGAAACAGCGGGAGCGGCCAACATCACGGCCGGACTCCAGACCGTCCGTCCCGCGGACATTTCCCTCGTTCCGGCGCCGGACATCTCGGCCGACCTCGTGAACTACCTGACGGCGCTGCCGGGCATTGTGTCCCAGGGCGACCGCGGAGGCCAGTTGTTCGTACGCGGTGGTGAACCCACCCAGAACCTGGTGTTGCTGGACGGCATGGTCATCTACCAGCCGTTCCACATCGTGGGCTTCTTTTCGGCGTTTCCTTCCGACATCATCAATACGGCCGACGTCTACGCCGGGGGCTACGGAAGCCGGTACGGGGGGCGCTTGTCCTCCGTCATGGATATTTCGGCCCGCACCGGCAACAAGCGCCGGTACGTGGGTGCCGTCTCGGTGGCCCCGTTCGTGAGCACCGCGCGACTGGAGGGGCCACTCGTCCCGGGCAAGGCCTCGTTCCTGATTTCGGTCCGTGAGTCGGTCATCGAGAACGGCGCCGCCAAGATCATCGATGAGCCGTTGCCGTTCGCGTTCGGCGACATCTTCGGGAAAATCCATGCCAACCTGGGCCAGAGTGCCCAGTTGTCCATCACCGGCATCATGACGGACGATACGGGTCGGCTGGGCGTGAATCCGCTGAACGAGGACGCGGACGGCATTACCCAGGACCAGGTGGTCTACGAGAATGCAGCCATTGGGGGGCGACTCATCTTCCTGCCGGCGGCTCTGCCGGTGTTCGCCGAAGTCATCAGTTCGTATTCCACGTTGACCAATGAATTCGGGCCGGTGGGCAATCCCATCCGGTCGACCGCGGTCGAGATGTTCTCGTTCGCCGCCAACGTGACGCATTATGTGGGCAACACCGACGTGAACTGGGGGCTGTTCCTGTCCAACTCGACGCTGGAGGCCGACCTGGGCGGTCTGTTCCAGAATGTGGATTTCGAGCGGGAATACCTGACCGAGGTCGGGGCCTTCGTGGAGCCCGAGTTTTCTTTTGACAACGGCCTTCGCGTCCAGCCCGGCGTGCGGTTGCAGTCGTTCCCCAGCAAGAGCCAGACCTTCCTCGAGCCCCGCCTGCGCGTGGTGTTCAATACCGGCAAGCACCGGTTCTCCGCCGCCGGTGGCGTCTATCATCAGCAGGTAACGGGCCTCAACGACCGCCGCGATGCGGGGGACATTTTCACGGCGTGGACTGCCGCGCCGCTGAATGTCATCCCGACCGCCCGGCATGCCATCCTGGGATACCGGCTCGAGCCGACAGACGGGTTGGCGCTTTCGCTGGAAGGGTTCTACAAGGAGATGGAGGATTTGCTGGTTTCCGAATGGACGGCCTTTCCGCGCTTCACGACCAATCTGGAGGAGGCTTCCGGTACGGCCAACGGCATTGACGCCCGGATGGAAATCGGCAATGGCCGCGTATTCCAGGGCAGCCTGAGCTGGGGTTTCTCGAATGTGCGGTACCAGACCCAGTCCCGGTCCCTGCAGTTGCTGACCGGTGAGGATGATGTCGAATACGCACCGCCCCACGACCGGACGCACCAGTTGAACGCCATGGCCATGGTGGTCCTGAAGGGCGTGAATCTGAGTGCCCGTTGGCAATTCGGATCCGGACTGCCGTTCAACGAGTCCCTCGGGTTCGACCGCTTCGTGCTGCTCGATACCCTGGTGAACGTCCGGGAAAACCCGGGCGACGAACGCGTGCTGTACGGACGTCCGTACACGGGGCGTCTACCCACCTACCACCGCGTCGACCTTTCGGCGGACCGGGAATTCCGGATAGGCCCCACGACCTTCCTGACCGTCCAGGCCGGACTCATCAATGCGTATGACCGCCGGAACCTGTTCTTCCTCGACCTTTTCACGCTCCGGCGGGTCGATCAGCTGCCCATGATTCCGACGCTTGGCATCAAACTTGAAATGAAATAA
- a CDS encoding TonB-dependent receptor — translation MVFLLLVLTTPVAAQTLPIDGIIRDASTGTTLPGATVQVFSGADRVAGTIADRDGHYVLHVSGPGAYRLRASFVGYRPVEQTVVVTGAGLSVDLALSPSSTELQELVVESVAGRGGGYDAGVTSIRPRDLASVPMPDVTYDLAGYLQTRPGVVTTGDRGGQLFVRGGTPTQNLVLVDGIPIFQPFHIVGFYSAFPADNIAWVDVYAGGFPAQFGGRISSVIDIATGNGDKSRTRVSASMAPFLSGIRIETPVSKDRVSLVLSARESIIDRVAPTLLGQEMPFRFGDRFAKLHAFLTPTSTFSFTGLQTYDSGNLESTGSATTRRSTWKNDAYGARYFYMPPESAVTTELSTYYSRIRSRYRLTPTELRTSDIDDYALKINFSYLLGESHLHFGMFGNTHKFEFDVGTAQRAVTGAMTSGGGYMQARIGVNRTFRIEPGLRVEAFSRGRDMTWAPRLRMTWLPVSRHRFSAAWGVYHQQIVGLTNEQDVSDVFTTWAASPRNLPVPQATHLIVGWKGVLTRWLELSVEAYRKDLEHIAFPVFTRQVDEVAVFSSVEGRAEGLDVTVDVQTRRVAASVGYSLAGVAYHRPRQRSQSFFFAGGGIGFLEEARFRPPHDRRHQANAMIKWQVGAAAVSGRWQFGSGLPFTKVNGYYDSVTVTNPASDEHLTGNGTTFVSRAESFAARLPTYHRLDLSVEYRFRQAFGDVTLQGGVINAYDRANIFEYNIFSGDRVDQLPIIPSFGLRVDLK, via the coding sequence ATGGTGTTCCTGCTCCTGGTGCTCACCACACCCGTCGCAGCCCAGACGCTGCCGATTGACGGCATCATCCGGGATGCCTCCACCGGCACTACGCTTCCGGGTGCGACCGTCCAGGTCTTTTCCGGCGCGGATCGGGTGGCAGGCACCATTGCGGACCGGGATGGCCACTATGTCCTGCACGTGTCCGGCCCGGGTGCATATCGCCTGCGGGCGTCGTTCGTGGGCTATCGGCCGGTGGAACAGACGGTCGTGGTGACGGGCGCGGGCCTGTCCGTTGATCTTGCTTTGTCTCCTTCATCCACGGAATTGCAGGAGCTGGTGGTTGAATCCGTCGCCGGACGGGGTGGTGGTTACGATGCCGGGGTGACCAGCATCCGCCCCCGGGACCTGGCCTCGGTACCCATGCCGGACGTGACCTATGATCTGGCCGGATACCTCCAGACCCGGCCGGGTGTCGTGACCACGGGCGACCGGGGCGGCCAACTCTTCGTCCGGGGGGGCACGCCCACCCAGAACCTGGTCCTGGTGGATGGTATCCCGATCTTTCAGCCATTCCATATTGTCGGCTTCTACAGCGCCTTCCCGGCCGACAACATTGCCTGGGTGGACGTCTATGCCGGGGGCTTCCCGGCCCAGTTCGGCGGACGGATCTCATCCGTCATCGACATTGCCACCGGCAACGGCGACAAGTCCCGGACGCGGGTCTCGGCCTCCATGGCCCCGTTCCTGAGCGGAATCCGGATTGAGACCCCGGTGTCGAAAGACAGGGTTTCCCTGGTGCTTTCCGCCCGCGAATCCATCATTGATCGCGTGGCGCCCACGTTGCTGGGTCAGGAAATGCCGTTCCGCTTCGGCGACCGGTTCGCGAAATTGCATGCCTTCCTGACACCCACGTCCACCTTCTCCTTCACGGGCCTGCAGACGTATGACTCCGGCAACCTGGAGAGCACCGGGAGCGCCACGACACGCCGGTCCACCTGGAAGAACGATGCCTACGGGGCGCGGTACTTCTACATGCCGCCCGAATCGGCGGTGACGACCGAGCTGTCCACGTACTACTCGCGCATCCGGAGCCGCTACCGGTTGACGCCCACCGAGTTGCGCACGTCAGACATTGACGACTACGCATTGAAGATCAACTTTTCGTACCTCCTGGGCGAAAGTCACCTCCACTTCGGCATGTTCGGCAACACCCACAAGTTCGAGTTCGACGTGGGTACCGCCCAGCGCGCCGTGACCGGTGCCATGACGAGTGGCGGGGGATACATGCAGGCCCGGATCGGTGTCAACAGGACGTTCCGGATTGAACCCGGCCTCCGCGTGGAAGCCTTTTCCCGCGGGCGGGACATGACCTGGGCGCCGCGGCTGCGCATGACGTGGTTGCCTGTGTCACGCCACCGATTCAGCGCCGCCTGGGGGGTCTACCACCAGCAGATCGTGGGGCTGACCAACGAGCAGGACGTATCGGATGTGTTCACGACCTGGGCCGCCTCCCCGCGCAATCTGCCCGTACCCCAGGCCACGCATCTCATAGTGGGCTGGAAAGGCGTGCTCACACGCTGGCTGGAATTGTCCGTGGAAGCGTACCGCAAGGACCTGGAGCATATTGCCTTTCCCGTGTTCACCCGGCAGGTGGATGAGGTAGCGGTATTCTCCAGCGTGGAGGGGCGCGCCGAGGGCCTGGATGTGACGGTGGACGTACAGACGCGCCGCGTGGCTGCCAGCGTGGGGTACAGCCTTGCCGGGGTAGCGTACCACCGTCCGCGCCAACGGTCCCAATCCTTCTTTTTTGCCGGCGGGGGTATAGGCTTCCTGGAGGAGGCCCGGTTCCGGCCTCCCCACGATCGCCGGCATCAGGCCAACGCCATGATCAAGTGGCAGGTCGGGGCCGCCGCCGTGTCCGGACGTTGGCAATTCGGATCGGGTCTCCCCTTCACGAAAGTCAACGGCTACTACGACAGCGTGACGGTCACGAATCCGGCCTCGGACGAGCACCTGACGGGCAACGGCACCACGTTCGTGTCTCGTGCGGAGAGTTTCGCTGCCCGGTTGCCGACGTACCACCGCCTGGACCTCAGCGTGGAGTACCGTTTCCGGCAGGCATTCGGGGATGTGACGCTCCAGGGCGGGGTCATCAACGCCTACGACCGGGCGAATATCTTCGAATACAACATTTTCTCGGGCGACCGCGTGGATCAACTTCCCATCATCCCGTCGTTCGGACTGCGGGTGGACCTCAAATGA
- a CDS encoding GNAT family N-acetyltransferase, translating into MYIRPATPDDAPELVRLINELAAYERLAHESRPDEARLRAQLAADARPRVEALVAVVDERTVGFALFFHSYSTFLTNFGMYLEDLYVEESSRGRGIGYALLTALVRLAAERGCQRLEWSVLDWNEPAIAFYRQLGAEPLDDWLKMRLDAEAIGRLSAGAASGEDGYDGPGTIDGFTGSRTRGGGL; encoded by the coding sequence ATGTACATCCGTCCCGCGACGCCCGACGACGCCCCGGAGCTGGTTCGTCTCATCAACGAATTGGCCGCATACGAACGTCTGGCCCACGAATCCCGGCCGGATGAGGCGCGCCTCCGCGCCCAGCTGGCCGCCGATGCCCGACCCCGGGTTGAAGCCCTGGTGGCCGTAGTGGATGAACGGACGGTCGGGTTCGCCCTCTTCTTCCACAGCTACTCCACCTTCCTGACCAATTTCGGGATGTACCTGGAAGACCTGTATGTGGAGGAGTCGTCCCGCGGACGGGGCATAGGGTATGCCTTGCTCACGGCCCTGGTGCGCCTGGCCGCCGAGCGTGGGTGCCAACGCCTGGAATGGAGCGTACTGGACTGGAACGAGCCCGCCATCGCATTCTACAGACAACTGGGGGCCGAACCCCTCGACGATTGGCTCAAGATGCGGCTGGATGCCGAAGCCATCGGACGGCTGTCGGCCGGTGCGGCATCAGGGGAGGATGGGTACGATGGCCCCGGTACAATCGACGGTTTCACCGGGTCCCGGACGCGTGGTGGGGGCCTGTGA
- a CDS encoding M1 family aminopeptidase — translation MKTVLIPTLRLWMAALAMLALPAGSATGQHLDVTWYDLALEVDPGGSPELRGEVTVDGWARTDLQAVTLELSSVLQVRAVRDASGAVLGYTHADGHLYVDYPLTSGDRFRFTVAYDGTPASSGFGSWQTGTVSSGAYIWTLSEPYGASDWWPNHDHPSDKADSVRVSVRVPDPIRVGSNGLLDSSEAHPDGTTTWTWEHHYPIASYLISLAAGTYDVYEQAYIRPPALAATWGPLELPILHYVFAGGNAFAGIDDFSGWREVIDMMPLFEDWYGPYPFANEKYGHAQVTFRGGMEHQTMSSMGNIGLNLVSHELAHQWFGNSVGLASWEDLWLNEGFATQAEFLHMESDPDRFQGMHAFLFDLYRDRALRARGTLVLTDTTDVADMFDATRVYTKGWMVLRMIRRMVGDSVYRAVLHAYAGADEPGGAWHGLTDTQRFQDVLEAVSGQDFQRFLDQWVRSGTGHPVIRMTWTPAADAVDVVLRQEQFDSSNIPAFEMPVPLHVVLADTVIVADFVLDAGEQTFRIPLPAGTLPTSIQTVLLDPEGWALWEPAETGTGVEHARDGQQGAQLDVYPNPARDGVTVRVDAPGNARVMDMTGRTVWSGPLAAGRNRIEVTHLPAGVYVVRTSGAFGLLTVFR, via the coding sequence ATGAAGACCGTCCTGATCCCGACGCTGCGCCTGTGGATGGCGGCTCTTGCAATGCTGGCGCTTCCAGCGGGGAGCGCGACCGGACAGCACCTTGATGTGACCTGGTACGACCTGGCGCTTGAGGTGGACCCCGGGGGCTCCCCCGAACTGCGGGGCGAGGTCACGGTGGACGGATGGGCCCGGACGGACCTTCAGGCCGTCACGCTGGAGTTGTCATCGGTATTGCAGGTGCGGGCGGTCCGGGATGCCTCGGGCGCCGTCCTTGGATACACGCATGCGGACGGCCATCTGTACGTGGACTACCCGCTCACGTCGGGAGACCGCTTCCGGTTCACGGTGGCGTACGACGGGACCCCGGCTTCATCGGGTTTCGGGTCCTGGCAAACCGGGACGGTGTCCTCCGGGGCCTACATCTGGACGCTGAGCGAGCCCTACGGAGCCAGTGATTGGTGGCCCAACCACGACCATCCGTCCGACAAGGCCGATTCGGTCCGGGTATCCGTCCGGGTACCGGATCCCATCCGCGTCGGGTCCAACGGCCTGTTGGATTCCAGCGAGGCTCACCCCGACGGGACGACCACATGGACGTGGGAGCACCACTATCCCATCGCGTCGTACCTGATTTCATTGGCGGCCGGTACGTACGACGTGTACGAGCAGGCGTATATCCGTCCCCCGGCCCTGGCCGCGACGTGGGGCCCGCTGGAACTGCCCATCCTGCATTATGTGTTTGCGGGGGGTAATGCCTTTGCGGGGATTGACGATTTCAGCGGTTGGCGCGAAGTCATCGACATGATGCCGCTGTTCGAGGACTGGTACGGCCCGTATCCGTTCGCCAACGAGAAGTACGGGCACGCGCAGGTCACCTTCCGGGGCGGCATGGAGCATCAGACCATGAGCTCCATGGGCAACATCGGTCTGAACCTGGTCAGCCACGAGTTGGCCCACCAGTGGTTCGGCAACAGCGTGGGACTGGCTTCCTGGGAGGACCTGTGGTTGAACGAAGGCTTCGCCACGCAGGCCGAGTTCCTCCATATGGAATCGGACCCGGACCGTTTCCAGGGAATGCACGCCTTCCTGTTCGACCTGTACCGGGACCGGGCGCTGCGGGCCCGGGGTACCCTCGTGCTCACCGACACCACCGATGTGGCCGACATGTTCGATGCCACGCGGGTCTATACGAAGGGCTGGATGGTGCTCCGGATGATCCGCCGGATGGTCGGCGATTCCGTGTACCGAGCGGTGTTGCATGCCTATGCGGGCGCCGATGAGCCGGGCGGCGCCTGGCATGGACTGACGGATACGCAGCGATTCCAGGACGTGCTGGAGGCGGTGTCGGGCCAGGACTTCCAGCGGTTCCTTGACCAATGGGTCCGGTCCGGGACCGGACACCCGGTCATCCGGATGACGTGGACGCCCGCTGCGGATGCCGTGGACGTGGTTCTCCGGCAGGAGCAGTTCGACTCGTCGAACATCCCGGCGTTCGAGATGCCGGTCCCCCTCCACGTGGTACTGGCCGATACCGTCATCGTGGCCGATTTCGTCCTGGATGCCGGCGAACAGACGTTCCGGATTCCGCTTCCTGCCGGCACGCTTCCGACGTCCATCCAGACGGTGCTCCTGGACCCCGAAGGATGGGCGTTGTGGGAACCGGCCGAAACCGGAACGGGCGTTGAGCATGCGCGCGATGGGCAGCAGGGGGCGCAGCTCGACGTGTACCCGAATCCCGCGCGGGACGGCGTGACCGTCCGGGTGGACGCGCCCGGGAACGCCCGCGTAATGGACATGACCGGCCGGACCGTCTGGTCCGGCCCGCTCGCCGCCGGCCGCAACCGGATTGAGGTTACGCATCTGCCCGCCGGGGTCTATGTTGTTAGAACTTCCGGTGCATTCGGGCTTTTGACCGTTTTCCGGTAA
- a CDS encoding (2Fe-2S)-binding protein, with amino-acid sequence MSSAGTEVFANDGRWVLHRPPWCCADMRIDRCVCDRVTFAALKDVAVRHDCRTVCALAKHVRFGTGCGYCKPYVRDMLRTGETVYSRLLSPDSHEDRPDPDAAPVDGGSCNAGASSGERDRTAP; translated from the coding sequence ATGTCCTCGGCCGGGACGGAAGTATTCGCGAACGATGGACGGTGGGTCCTGCACCGACCGCCCTGGTGCTGCGCTGACATGCGGATTGATCGATGCGTCTGCGACCGCGTTACCTTCGCCGCCCTGAAGGACGTTGCCGTCCGGCACGATTGCCGGACCGTGTGTGCGCTGGCGAAGCATGTCCGGTTCGGTACCGGGTGCGGATACTGCAAACCGTACGTGCGGGACATGCTTCGAACGGGGGAAACGGTATATTCCCGGTTGTTATCCCCCGATTCCCATGAAGACCGTCCTGATCCCGACGCTGCGCCTGTGGATGGCGGCTCTTGCAATGCTGGCGCTTCCAGCGGGGAGCGCGACCGGACAGCACCTTGA
- a CDS encoding TonB-dependent receptor, whose protein sequence is MVSRFLWSVVVLVVVLVHDARGQQVDSVRTVVLDEVTVEAERQSGPAFRPPPGSMDAARDLAGVLSGMGGVDLRQYGATGSAHLSLRGLSAGHTTVLLEGIPLTHPQTGQVDLSLIPVAGLRSIALRGGLGDGHGGLGGGLHLDVGPRDAGVTTHAVAGEWGERQYGVEVSGEGLGGRGMLAWQGGSTPGAFPYQDPYALDNVARTRHGAGRSSQSLMAHHAYDGRVRTNLLAWWSASQRGLAGPVNSPPGEAWQSTTLGRAQGSIETGRLSGKLRIRVDGAWTGHDLAWRDPSSDGPSGTAGSDLRASTRFLQTHVRWMRESARVRWVVTPSLRVDHDRARVDATRTTDHAEWRTESGLALARTTERSRLEAFVGMRSAPGVPLGMRGGLNVSRDLRGQVRIRAAGGHHVRHPTFTDRYWLPGGNPDLRPELGWTTELGLDVRGVSVTAFRTDLRDRIVWRPKLAGAGTSVVRVYTPENVGLVVSRGLEFRLSGASDGRLDLSWTLHGTMVSAVDRSRPGAPAYNHQLRYTPSRMAGGAVRAALHGWHVDIVARHTGRRYMTADASRWLEPQTSFDVRLGHSVRLPGARLDAWLRVNNALDAYLEGMRLYPLPPRHVQGGIRLSTVP, encoded by the coding sequence ATGGTTTCGCGTTTTTTGTGGTCGGTCGTCGTGCTGGTCGTTGTGCTCGTGCACGACGCCCGCGGCCAGCAGGTGGATTCGGTCCGTACGGTCGTTTTGGATGAGGTGACGGTGGAGGCCGAGCGGCAATCCGGGCCGGCATTCAGGCCGCCTCCGGGCTCGATGGATGCCGCCCGTGATCTGGCCGGCGTGCTGTCCGGCATGGGGGGCGTGGACCTGCGACAGTATGGCGCCACGGGTTCGGCCCACCTGTCCCTGCGGGGCCTGTCGGCGGGCCATACGACGGTGCTGTTGGAAGGCATTCCGCTCACGCATCCCCAGACCGGGCAAGTGGACCTGTCCCTCATTCCCGTGGCCGGCCTGCGGAGCATTGCGCTGAGGGGTGGGCTCGGAGACGGCCATGGTGGGCTCGGCGGTGGGCTGCACCTGGACGTGGGCCCCCGGGACGCGGGGGTGACCACGCATGCTGTGGCCGGCGAGTGGGGGGAGCGGCAGTACGGGGTGGAAGTCAGCGGCGAGGGGCTCGGCGGTCGCGGCATGCTGGCCTGGCAGGGGGGCAGCACGCCCGGCGCGTTTCCGTACCAGGATCCCTATGCCCTGGATAATGTGGCGCGGACCCGGCACGGTGCCGGGCGGTCGTCCCAGAGCCTCATGGCGCACCATGCATACGATGGTCGGGTCCGTACCAACCTGCTGGCCTGGTGGAGCGCCTCGCAACGGGGCCTGGCCGGTCCCGTGAACAGCCCCCCCGGCGAAGCCTGGCAGTCCACGACCCTCGGCCGGGCGCAAGGATCGATCGAGACGGGCCGGCTTTCCGGAAAATTGCGCATCCGGGTGGACGGAGCCTGGACCGGGCACGACCTGGCATGGCGCGACCCGTCTTCCGATGGTCCGTCGGGTACGGCCGGCAGCGATCTGCGCGCATCCACCCGCTTTCTGCAGACCCATGTGCGGTGGATGCGGGAGTCCGCGCGGGTCCGATGGGTGGTGACGCCGTCGCTGCGCGTGGACCACGACCGTGCCCGTGTTGATGCGACCCGGACGACGGATCATGCCGAATGGCGGACCGAGTCGGGCCTTGCGCTGGCACGCACCACGGAACGCAGCCGTTTGGAGGCTTTCGTGGGGATGCGGTCCGCACCGGGTGTCCCGCTCGGGATGCGAGGTGGACTGAACGTGTCGAGGGATCTGCGCGGACAGGTCCGGATACGTGCTGCGGGTGGGCATCACGTCCGGCATCCCACCTTCACGGACCGATACTGGCTTCCCGGAGGCAATCCGGACCTGCGTCCGGAACTGGGGTGGACGACGGAACTGGGCCTGGACGTCCGAGGCGTATCCGTGACGGCGTTCCGGACCGATCTGCGGGACCGGATCGTGTGGCGGCCCAAACTGGCGGGTGCCGGCACGTCCGTGGTCCGGGTGTACACGCCGGAAAATGTGGGCCTGGTGGTGTCCAGGGGTCTGGAGTTCCGTCTGAGTGGGGCATCCGATGGTCGCCTGGACCTCTCATGGACACTGCACGGCACCATGGTGTCTGCGGTGGACCGGTCCCGGCCCGGTGCCCCCGCCTACAATCATCAACTCCGCTATACGCCTTCCCGAATGGCCGGTGGAGCCGTGAGGGCTGCGCTCCACGGCTGGCATGTGGACATCGTCGCGCGGCACACCGGACGACGCTACATGACCGCCGACGCGTCCCGCTGGCTCGAACCGCAAACCTCGTTCGATGTCCGTCTGGGCCATTCGGTGCGTCTGCCGGGCGCGCGGCTGGATGCGTGGTTGCGCGTGAACAACGCCTTGGACGCCTACCTGGAAGGCATGCGCCTGTATCCGCTGCCGCCCCGGCACGTCCAGGGGGGCATTCGCCTCAGCACGGTGCCGTGA
- a CDS encoding TolC family protein has product MKHLASLLLLVALARPGAAQLNSPQSNTRQPDTLVVSMQEAIRAALDVSPEVGREQAQVDYARARLGLARSSRFLTEFTATSAHAASPAIDNPNGTPTDRLYLDPDVRNDWDDLSMFNRLEIEAIQPLWTWGELGGNIRAARAGVGVEEAARDVKTLDVAVRTAELYWALLLTEELHRLTGEAGDIVRKAKDEISRLLEEGAEDVDYADLYQVQITEQEFFQRSVEVDERRRTARAALRRQLFLPDDQTVAVTDITLEPLPFTLEALETYQARALGERPELRQAAAGLEAREALVEVARSAFFPKLFLGVNARYSWAPDRHRQRNPYVGDPFLSRNLQAGLGMRLNLNLAQTRSRVRQARAEVDDVQYQADAARQLILFEVEEAYRNVVIARAAVDAREAAVLVSREWLLDEQINFDLDVGDTENLVKAVRDNLSLRVQRHEAVFNYNRAVIRLLAKTGRLADLAASGTLVDTP; this is encoded by the coding sequence ATGAAACACCTTGCCTCCCTGCTGTTGCTCGTGGCACTGGCCCGACCGGGCGCCGCACAACTGAATAGCCCACAGTCGAACACGCGACAGCCGGACACCCTGGTGGTCTCCATGCAGGAGGCCATCCGGGCCGCCCTCGACGTATCGCCCGAAGTGGGCCGCGAACAGGCGCAGGTCGACTACGCCCGCGCCCGCCTGGGGCTCGCCCGCAGCAGTCGCTTCCTGACGGAATTCACCGCGACGTCGGCGCACGCCGCCTCACCGGCCATCGACAACCCGAACGGAACGCCGACGGACCGTCTGTACCTGGACCCGGACGTCCGGAACGACTGGGACGACCTGTCCATGTTCAACCGGCTGGAGATCGAAGCCATCCAACCGCTCTGGACCTGGGGTGAACTCGGCGGCAACATCCGGGCGGCGCGGGCCGGCGTAGGCGTGGAAGAGGCCGCCCGCGACGTGAAAACCCTGGACGTGGCCGTGCGGACGGCCGAGCTGTACTGGGCGCTCCTCCTGACCGAGGAACTGCACCGTCTCACCGGGGAAGCCGGCGACATCGTACGCAAGGCGAAGGATGAAATCAGTCGGCTGTTGGAGGAAGGAGCGGAGGACGTGGACTACGCCGATCTGTACCAGGTCCAGATCACCGAGCAGGAATTCTTCCAGCGTTCCGTGGAAGTCGATGAGCGCCGCCGGACGGCCCGCGCCGCATTGCGCCGGCAGCTGTTCCTGCCCGACGACCAGACGGTGGCCGTCACCGATATCACCCTCGAGCCGCTTCCGTTCACCCTGGAGGCCCTGGAAACCTATCAGGCAAGGGCACTCGGCGAGCGGCCCGAACTGCGGCAAGCCGCCGCCGGCCTGGAAGCCCGGGAGGCCCTCGTGGAGGTCGCCCGCAGCGCCTTTTTCCCGAAACTCTTCCTCGGCGTGAACGCGCGTTATTCCTGGGCGCCGGACCGGCACCGCCAGCGCAATCCTTATGTCGGGGACCCCTTCCTGTCCCGCAATCTGCAGGCGGGACTCGGCATGCGCTTGAACCTGAACCTGGCCCAGACGCGCTCCCGCGTCCGGCAGGCCCGTGCCGAAGTGGATGATGTCCAATACCAGGCCGACGCCGCGCGCCAGCTCATCCTGTTCGAAGTGGAGGAAGCGTACAGGAATGTGGTCATTGCCCGCGCGGCGGTGGACGCCCGCGAGGCGGCCGTGCTCGTGAGCCGGGAGTGGTTGCTGGACGAGCAGATCAACTTCGACCTCGACGTCGGCGACACGGAAAACCTCGTCAAGGCCGTCCGGGACAACCTGAGCCTGCGCGTCCAGCGGCATGAGGCCGTTTTCAACTACAACCGCGCCGTCATCCGGCTGCTGGCCAAGACCGGCCGCCTGGCCGACCTGGCGGCAAGTGGCACGCTTGTTGATACTCCCTGA